The following proteins come from a genomic window of Streptomyces sp. Sge12:
- a CDS encoding HAD family hydrolase, whose translation MNRAALFDVDGTLTDTNHLHVTCWWEALRQAGHTVPMHRVHRALGLPGDDLIAHLLGDDRDKSEDDTLSAAHDTLYGTYFDRLKSFDRAAGLLRELDRSGWRVVLVTSASSRELEALTKAIDADDALTATASSDDVSEGKPAPDPVHHALDLAGAAAGQAVFVGDSVWDMKAATRAGVTAVGLLCGGIPRADLVEAGARAVYRDPADLLEHIDRSPLAR comes from the coding sequence ATGAACCGCGCCGCACTCTTCGACGTCGACGGGACGCTCACCGATACCAACCACCTGCACGTGACGTGCTGGTGGGAGGCGCTGCGCCAGGCGGGTCACACGGTGCCGATGCATCGGGTGCACCGCGCGCTCGGTCTGCCGGGCGACGACCTGATCGCGCACCTCCTGGGCGACGACCGCGACAAGAGCGAGGACGACACCCTGAGCGCCGCGCACGACACCCTCTACGGCACGTACTTCGACCGGCTGAAGAGCTTCGACCGGGCCGCCGGCCTGCTGCGCGAACTGGACCGGAGCGGATGGCGCGTCGTGCTCGTCACCTCCGCGAGCAGCCGCGAGCTGGAAGCGCTGACGAAGGCGATCGACGCCGATGACGCCCTCACCGCCACGGCGAGTTCCGACGACGTGAGCGAGGGGAAACCGGCACCCGACCCGGTGCACCACGCCCTCGACCTGGCGGGGGCGGCAGCCGGGCAAGCCGTATTCGTCGGTGACTCCGTCTGGGACATGAAAGCCGCGACACGGGCGGGGGTCACCGCCGTCGGGCTGCTCTGCGGTGGCATCCCGCGAGCCGACCTCGTGGAGGCCGGCGCCCGAGCCGTCTACCGGGACCCGGCGGACCTGCTGGAGCACATCGATCGCAGCCCCCTCGCCCGGTAG
- a CDS encoding type 1 glutamine amidotransferase domain-containing protein produces the protein MRVAFLMAPEGVEEIELTEPWKAVLEAGWNPQLVSTEPGRIQAFRHLDKAGTYPVDRVLSNHTAESFDALVLPGGVANPDALRMNEPAVDFTRDFIASAKPVAAICHAPWLLVEADAVRGRTLTSWPSLATDIRNAGGTWVDEAVQVCHAQPATLVTSRKPADLDAFCAALVKEFGG, from the coding sequence GTGCGCGTCGCCTTTCTGATGGCGCCCGAGGGCGTCGAGGAGATCGAACTCACCGAACCGTGGAAGGCCGTGCTCGAAGCCGGCTGGAACCCCCAGCTGGTGTCCACCGAACCGGGACGCATCCAGGCCTTCCGCCACCTGGACAAGGCGGGCACCTACCCCGTCGACCGGGTCCTGTCGAATCACACGGCCGAGAGTTTCGACGCTCTCGTCCTGCCCGGTGGCGTCGCCAACCCCGACGCACTGCGGATGAACGAGCCGGCCGTGGACTTCACCCGCGACTTCATCGCGTCGGCCAAGCCGGTGGCCGCGATCTGCCACGCGCCCTGGCTGCTGGTGGAGGCCGACGCCGTACGCGGCCGGACCCTGACCTCCTGGCCCAGCCTGGCCACCGACATCCGCAACGCCGGCGGCACCTGGGTGGACGAGGCGGTGCAGGTCTGCCACGCGCAGCCCGCGACGCTGGTCACCAGCCGCAAGCCGGCCGACCTGGACGCCTTCTGCGCCGCTCTCGTCAAGGAGTTCGGCGGCTGA